Part of the Cyprinus carpio isolate SPL01 chromosome A12, ASM1834038v1, whole genome shotgun sequence genome, CACTGTGACGTTTGCCATCAAAGCACCACAAGAACAATTTAAGAGACAGCTGTTTCACGATCCATCAGACTCACAGACAACAAACACTCTCAtgtaaaaaaatggtttttaaaatattgatttgtttttaggAACAATCTTAATGTTAtgatggtttttaaaatattgatttgtttttaggATGATTACACCagcataaaatttttaaaatattgatttgtttttaggATGATTACTGTAggataaatatattgttattttaggaTTTTGATTAATACCTACTGGTGCCAAAACCATACAATTTGTCTTTAAGAAATGGTAATACCAGCCTCTGACAGCTGATTTCATAAATGATAATTGTTCCTTAATTAATATTTAGTCCCATAGTCTTCTGTTTAGCATGTGTATTGTgttgaatgtgttttaatgtccATTTATGTTGTATGTGCAGTTTGTCAGGTCAGGTTTACTTTATCTCTTGCTTCTTCAGGTTGTAGAAAATGTTCGAGTGTTCATCACAGATGCTAATGATGAAAAGCCTGAGTTTTTGAATCTGCCATTCGTAGTGGACGTCCCCGAGGTAAGAATGAGAAGCAGCTTGGAAATGAGCAGATAAGTGTCATCATGAATTGTTGTTGAAGTAGTTGTGGTGTGTGTTGAAGACGCAGCTTCAGGCAGCAGCATCTACAGAGTCCAGGCCATCGACAGAGACCTCGGGTCCGGAGGAAGTGTCACCTACTACCTGCAGGTCAGACAAAAACACCTCCTGTGGAGTCACACGTTTTATCATTTAGTCTCTTTCTCAAGGAAACAAGTTTAAGATACTTAAATCTCTAATGCCAGCATTAAATCTGTGTTTGTAGAGGACAGTCAGTCCTGCACACGTATCGCTGTGTCCAGTGAACAGATCGTGACACCAGAGTACCATCAGAAAATGTGCTGCTGCTGGATTAAATTTCAATTACATTTGGGCAGGTTGAGGGCTTAGCCTGGCTTACCTCTGTGCTTGGCCACATGTCGCATTCGTTAGCGCTCAGTTTATCACATCGAAGTGAGCGGAGCATCAGCCCTCGAGCGCAGCTTTCTCTGAGGAAAAACATGACAAGAGAAGTCTAGAATTCTATAACATTTCTAATCATTTCTGATATAATTACTATGCATGCCATTTTCAGAGCTCACACTAATTGAAAATACAACGACTATTTGTATTATAATCAATTTCCAAACCACAGgaccatttaaaatgtactagtGAAGGAAATGGTCACCAGTGATGCCATCTAAGATACACACTTCCACATATAATGATCTTAAAGTCTTGATGTCTTAAAGAAGCAAGTATTTATCAACTGTCTGTGTATTAGTACTCAGAGAGCAAAGTAACTGGTGAATATGGGACTCGTGCGGTTACCAGATCATCTAGTTCTCAGATCAAATACAGTGTCACAGAGCCAAATTTTCAATCATCAGTACCAATACCAGTAAAATTCCATGGTTCTCATTTGCAGTGTTGATATAGCAAAAACTATTGTAATTGTTTAAGTTTAACATTTTGTAACTATTTTAAGACAAAAAATGATAATACGTTTGTTAATTATTAATGCTTTTAAGTCTTGTCAGCAAATAATAAGTTAAAACATCAATCTTTGATGCTCTTCACAGAACAGAAATGGGGAAATATGTGAAAGTTACTGTATCGACCCGTTACTGGGAAAAGGCTggtattgttacattttaaaaagtattgatttaagtATCAACAAAAATCACCTACATACCACACCATCTCATTTAAAACGCacaaatttattacaaacattatttgggtgttttcaaataaatgagttTTAACACCATGAGTTCATGCATTAGCAGCAAATAATCATTACAATACCATAATTCTTAGTTCTAAACAGTGCAGAAAGCGCATCGAAATTGTACTGAGAAACCATGTATACTGCACACTACATACTTCATCCAGTAAGCAGTCATGATCGTATTGTTTCAGATCTTAGCAGCTTCAGGGTTTGCCATTTGAGACATTTATGTGTCATCTTTTGGAACAGATTGCTTCCTGAAGTGTTTGTCATCATGGCTTTGTGTTTGATTCTAGGTTTGagagatgcattatttgtttcagGAGACATACCTTCATCAGTTATCATTTCGTTTGCAGTCGACACCCAGCACTAAGTTCACCATCGATGGTCACAGTGGAGTCCTGCGCATCAGAGCCGGAGAATCGCTGGACTACGAGCTCTCCAGAACTCACTTTGTCACTGTGGTAGCAAAGGTGAACAACAGACTCAGCCTTGTGAAATCCCTTCTGTCCTCTGAAATAGACGAGCTTGTTTGCTTTGATCTTTTGTAAAGGCATTTATCTTGTAAAAATGAAGTCCAAAGATGAGAAGAATTTTCTCCTGATTTCTCAGTAAGTACCAGATCCTCAGAGCTGTGTGTCTGTTTCAGGATGGCGGGGGTAAATATCATGAAAAATACCAAGTCATGACCTCCACAGCCATCATAACCATCAATGTCCTCGATACCCAGGATTCTCCTCCACTGTTTGTTGGTACTCCGTATTTTGGATATGTCTATGAAGTCTCTGTACCAGTAAGTGTGACATTATTTCATAtctaaaatcctaaaaaaataaattaaaaaaaaaacatgtaaaactttCATCGTGCTTGTGTTCAATTATTTTGTCAAGAAATCTACAGAGATTTTCATTTGGGGGGgggtcacatttaacaaaaaatttattctacttattgtaactttttaattCTAATTGGTTAGTGAAAAATGACTGCTAAACATGGTAATACTCCAACGTACAAATAAACCCATGTATTNNNNNNNNNNNNNNNNNNNNNNNNNNNNNNNNNNNNNNNNNNNNNNNNNNNNNNNNNNNNNNNNNNNNNNNNNNNNNNNNNNNNNNNNNNNNNNNNNNNNNNNNNNNNNNNNNNNNNNNNNNNNNNNNNNNNNNNNNNNNNNNNNNNNNNNNNNNNNNNNNNNNNNNNNNNNNNNNNNNNNNNNNNNNNNNNNNNNNNNNNNNNNNNNNNNNNNNNNNNNNNNNNNNNNNNNNNNNNNNNNNNNNNNNNNNNNNNNNNNNNNNNNNNNNNNNNNNNNNNNNNNNNNNNNNNNNNNNNNNNNNNNNNNNNNNNNNNNNNNNNNNNNNNNNNNNNNNNNNNNNNNNNNNNNNNNNNNNNNNNNNNNNNNNNNNNNNNNNNNNNNNNNNNNNNNNNNNNNNNNNNNNNNNNNNNNNNNNNNNNNNNNNNNNNNNNNNNNNNNNNNNNNNNNNNNNNNNNNNNNNNNNNNNNNNNNNNNNNNNNNNNNNNNNNNNNNNNNNNNNNNNNNNNNNNNNNNNNNNNNNNNNNNNNNNNNNNNNNNNNNNNNNNNNNNNNNNNNNNNNNNNNNNNNNNNNNNNNNNNNNNNNNNNNNNNNNNNNNNNNNNNNNNNNNNNNNNNNNNNNNNNNNNNNNNNNNNNNNNNNNNNNNNNNNNNNNNNNNNNNNNNNNNNNNNNNNNNNNNNNNNNNNNNNNNNNNNNNNNNNNNNNNNNNNNNNNNNNNNNNNNNNNNNNNNNNNNNNNNNNNNNNNNNNNNNNNNNNNNNNNNNNNNNNNNNNNNNNNNNNNNNNNNNNNNNNNNNNNNNNNNNNNNNNNNNNNNNNNNNNNNNNNNNNNNNNNNNNNNNNNNNNNNNNNNNNNNNNNNNNNNNNNNNNNNNNNNNNNNNNNNNNNNNNNNNNNNNNNNNNNNNNNNNNNNNNNNNNNNNNNNNNNNNNNNNNNNNNNNNNNNNNNNNNNNNNNNNNNNNNNNNNNNNNNNNNNNNNNNNNNNNNNNNNNNNNNNNNNNNNACTCCTCCATCATCTGGTGTCACAGCAGTAATTTCTCACACTGAAGATGTTTTTTCTTCTCCCGGTTATCTGAAAGCtcaattcttttgttttttccccatgtCTCAGTGTTTGTAAAATCATCTCAAtggaggcttttttgtttttttaaaacatgattttgggATCATTTTTATGGTTCTCTGAATAGTTGCAGCTGATCATGACATTATCTCCATGATTCACAATTACTTTTCTTTGACATCCCACAACACAAATCTATCATTCATGTAGAAAACAAAGGATTTGCATGTAATGAGGCTTTAAAATTGAtccgtaatttaattacactcatTTAGATGTCAAAGGAACTTACTCTCTAACACAATTAAATTCATATATTCAGGCCTCATGCCAGAAACCCCAATCCTGTATCGTCCAGCATCCTGTTGTTTCAGTTCTCTGATGAAGATCAAGAGGTTTCCCTTGCTATTGCGAAACAGTGATAATCTTCCCTCATTAAATAATTGATCATGtttttcttatcatttattattctcTCCACTCAGGTAATTTGACCATATATTTAGAAAAGTCACTGGACCAAAGTGGGGGTGGGGGTTTCCGCATAATCCACAAGAACACTTCCTCCAGAATAACCCCGTGACGCTACAGCATCTCACTGCAGCTGTCAATCAATTTGATACTGTGATCAGAAAGCtgatgaacagaaaacagcatcattactgcagtgatgAAAGAGAAAAGCTCTGACCTGATATCAGGTAGAaagtgaggaagatgaggaggatcttCATTGTTGAGTTGAGTTCAGTCTTCTTTCTGCTgaatgatctctgtgtgaatctctCTGTCTCTACATCTGTCTGCTTTAGTTACTTCCTCTTTATTCAGGCTCTTTATCAGTAATGAGGCAGCTTTactggctcctcccaccatcacCACTGACTGATTATCACATTAATCACATTGAAAGAGCGCCACCTAGTGGAGTTACACTAGGTTTCATGTTCTCTATAATAAGGACAAATGAAATGTTCCAGCATTATTTAAAAACCTTTCACTAGCGGCGCAAGGAAAATAAACATGGTAAGTGGTCTAAGAAAACATGCTACGTTTTTTCCTAaagtaatcttaaaataaaatgttaaaacaatgtaACTTAATGAAAATGCTAAAACGAAAGAAAGATATAGTACAAAACATACCACATACAGCTGACATAATTCATACATCAGGGCGTTTACAAAAATTGAGACAGAGATCAAGTTCTTGACAGAGAACATCATGACTGACTTCATGCTTTATTCTGTGGCTGGATCTTCCTGACCCTGTGAAATCAAATGTTAGCATCTGACACTTTTGGTTTTTGACATTTATACTTTGAGTAGttgacatttttaatcaattgtataaacaaacaaacgatTAACAGCTTTTTCAAATCAAATAGACTTGATCTGACAGCTTAAAAACTGTATGCCTATAAAAACAAAGTCAGAAGGTTTGTAGTCTTCCAAATGCTACAAACTGGTTGTCATATAGACATCCATTTTTTGTATCTGCCTGTTGTTCTATTAGAAGGCAAATGCTTTCTGAATATACTCCTCAGATTATTATAGGCTTCATCAGCTGAAATCTGTGTCTGATTGGTGCTTCACCTCTTC contains:
- the LOC122134549 gene encoding cadherin-related family member 1-like isoform X2, with product MKSMRKKQSLILLISLCMSMGQSDFAPYFYDNGAGSSNGNLALFSISEDTSVGTHVYTLNGSDPEGEPVTFGMTFDKGSRDYFSVEPKSGNMTLIQTLDREVQDEIVAFVTITDGRNKVVENVRVFITDANDEKPEFLNLPFVVDVPEDAASGSSIYRVQAIDRDLGSGGSVTYYLQSTPSTKFTIDGHSGVLRIRAGESLDYELSRTHFVTVVAKDGGGKYHEKYQVMTSTAIITINVLDTQDSPPLFVGTPYFGYVYEVSVPVSVTLFHI
- the LOC122134549 gene encoding cadherin-related family member 1-like isoform X1, which produces MKSMRKKQSLILLISLCMSMGQSDFAPYFYDNGAGSSNGNLALFSISEDTSVGTHVYTLNGSDPEGEPVTFGMTFDKGSRDYFSVEPKSGNMTLIQTLDREVQDEIVAFVTITDGRNKVVENVRVFITDANDEKPEFLNLPFVVDVPEDAASGSSIYRVQAIDRDLGSGGSVTYYLQETYLHQLSFRLQSTPSTKFTIDGHSGVLRIRAGESLDYELSRTHFVTVVAKDGGGKYHEKYQVMTSTAIITINVLDTQDSPPLFVGTPYFGYVYEVSVPVSVTLFHI